From the Pseudoalteromonas tunicata genome, one window contains:
- a CDS encoding sugar kinase, whose product MIKIAFFGEAMHELSPNYAGSFGGDTYNSAVYLKRLLDRQADVYFVSAIGCDELSIHAHTLWLHQGLNLQYLQHSPARTLGVYGITTDEQGERAFHYNRKNSAARVYFDLDQQQMFLIALKQKQFDYVYFSAISLAILDEAALQLFIAHVEAYKQAGGRVIFDSNYREILWQNKAQAQKCYQQAFKIADIIFATNDDHFGVFGQCSEYQLSAFYQACSHALVVIKQGIDDTLVLQTVGQNHTLSRYPVSPVTQVVDTTAAGDSFSAGFLAEYLSGQPIKVAINTAQRLAAQVIGGSGAIVATSIMPMSSAVLHAKGLFE is encoded by the coding sequence ATGATTAAAATCGCTTTTTTTGGTGAAGCAATGCATGAGTTATCACCTAATTATGCCGGGAGCTTCGGTGGCGATACGTATAACAGTGCGGTGTATTTAAAGCGTTTATTAGATCGCCAAGCCGATGTGTATTTTGTTTCGGCGATAGGGTGTGATGAGCTAAGCATTCATGCGCATACGCTTTGGCTCCATCAAGGATTAAATTTACAGTATTTACAACACTCGCCAGCTCGTACACTCGGTGTGTACGGCATTACCACTGATGAGCAAGGCGAACGAGCTTTTCATTACAATCGTAAAAACAGCGCCGCCAGAGTGTATTTTGACCTTGATCAGCAACAGATGTTTTTAATTGCACTAAAACAAAAACAATTTGATTACGTGTACTTTTCGGCCATTAGTTTAGCAATTTTAGATGAGGCTGCATTACAGCTATTTATCGCTCATGTTGAGGCGTATAAACAAGCGGGTGGGCGCGTCATTTTTGATAGTAACTACCGTGAAATACTTTGGCAAAACAAGGCACAAGCACAAAAGTGTTATCAGCAGGCCTTTAAGATTGCAGACATTATTTTTGCCACTAATGACGACCACTTTGGTGTGTTTGGCCAGTGTAGCGAATACCAATTAAGTGCATTTTATCAAGCATGTTCCCATGCATTAGTGGTGATTAAACAAGGTATTGACGATACCTTGGTATTGCAAACAGTGGGGCAAAATCACACTTTGTCCCGTTACCCTGTGAGCCCTGTTACACAGGTTGTTGATACCACGGCTGCAGGTGATTCATTTTCAGCTGGCTTCTTAGCTGAGTATTTATCTGGCCAACCGATTAAGGTTGCTATCAACACCGCGCAACGCCTTGCGGCACAAGTAATTGGTGGCTCAGGTGCCATTGTTGCAACTAGCATTATGCCAATGTCCAGCGCCGTGCTGCATGCCAAAGGACTTTTTGAATGA
- a CDS encoding sodium:solute symporter family protein yields MKWELLLAFLGYLGFMIWFGWWVSRNTKGGDDFLLGGRNLPFFLTLGTTVATMVGTGSSMGAVGFAYLNGWAGMIYGLGGACGILLLAKVFAPVREHQFMTMSEEVSYYVGAHPIVKNTIAVFIFIASIGWLGAHILGGGMYLAWLTGLSPFSAKLIIALGFSIYVVIGGYVAVVWTDSIQAVVLFVGFFLMAGVALYEVGGVAEMASAQPVLNQSFLSLDKVGVLPGLSLFFAVLVGVLVAPSFRQRIYSGKHVKSIRQSFYTSGGLYLLFAIVPAIIGMAAFKLNPDLENSAFSFPYMAMELLPFGLAALVIIAGLSATISSASSDAIAAVSVLIRDLYCLVFNRMPHANEVVMLSRFGLVLTIGIALLLALLTNDVIGYITNMIATLMSGLCVSVLFGHFWSRFNWQGVMTALFVSLLVSFAIILTPDWLAYWSNPIIPATTISAILAAVVTLLTPVQTRTSMEALAILKAQREEMQHD; encoded by the coding sequence ATGAAATGGGAATTGTTGTTGGCCTTTTTAGGCTATTTAGGATTTATGATTTGGTTTGGCTGGTGGGTAAGCCGCAATACCAAAGGTGGTGATGACTTTTTATTAGGTGGGCGTAATTTACCGTTTTTTCTGACCTTAGGTACAACGGTGGCGACTATGGTAGGTACAGGTTCCTCCATGGGCGCTGTGGGGTTTGCTTATTTAAATGGCTGGGCAGGGATGATTTATGGCCTTGGCGGGGCGTGCGGCATTTTATTGCTGGCCAAGGTATTTGCACCGGTGCGAGAGCATCAGTTTATGACTATGAGCGAAGAAGTTTCTTATTATGTCGGTGCGCATCCTATTGTTAAAAATACCATTGCCGTCTTTATTTTTATTGCCAGCATAGGTTGGCTTGGTGCGCATATTTTGGGTGGCGGTATGTACCTTGCGTGGTTAACTGGGTTATCGCCATTTTCAGCAAAATTGATTATTGCACTGGGATTTAGCATTTATGTGGTGATTGGCGGTTATGTTGCAGTGGTTTGGACAGATTCTATCCAAGCTGTAGTCTTGTTTGTTGGTTTTTTCTTAATGGCGGGTGTTGCCCTTTATGAAGTTGGCGGTGTAGCCGAAATGGCCAGTGCTCAGCCTGTGCTTAATCAAAGTTTTTTATCGCTTGATAAAGTGGGCGTATTACCAGGATTATCGTTATTTTTTGCGGTGCTGGTGGGGGTTTTAGTGGCGCCTTCGTTTCGTCAGCGCATTTATTCGGGTAAACACGTTAAAAGCATTCGCCAATCATTTTATACCTCTGGTGGATTATATTTATTATTTGCCATTGTGCCCGCCATTATTGGCATGGCGGCGTTTAAGTTAAACCCAGACCTTGAAAACAGTGCGTTTTCGTTTCCGTACATGGCGATGGAGCTTTTACCATTTGGCTTGGCGGCTTTAGTCATTATTGCCGGGTTGTCGGCCACTATTTCGAGCGCTAGTTCCGATGCAATTGCCGCAGTCAGTGTGCTAATTCGCGACTTATATTGTTTAGTCTTTAACCGTATGCCTCATGCTAATGAAGTGGTGATGCTTTCACGTTTTGGTTTGGTGCTAACGATTGGTATTGCATTATTACTAGCGTTATTAACGAATGATGTCATTGGTTATATCACCAATATGATTGCCACTTTAATGTCGGGCTTATGTGTGTCGGTATTGTTTGGGCATTTTTGGTCGCGTTTTAATTGGCAAGGAGTAATGACAGCGCTGTTTGTTTCGTTACTTGTCTCGTTCGCCATTATCTTAACGCCAGATTGGCTTGCTTATTGGAGTAATCCGATTATTCCGGCTACCACAATATCGGCCATTTTGGCTGCCGTGGTCACTTTACTTACGCCTGTGCAAACACGCACCTCAATGGAGGCGCTGGCAATATTAAAAGCCCAACGCGAGGAGATGCAACATGATTAA
- a CDS encoding amino acid deaminase: MKDTIQTYTLNKGLGEQAQLKQGGWNVAQQEVSLPCACIYKTRLDNNIAWMAQFAAQSQVKFSPHGKTTMAPAIFKMQLAAGAYAITVATVHQAVIAAHAGAKRIIMANQLVGKANFIQLAQLLNQHDIDFYCLVDDVDNIAAIGTFFAKQALSIKLLIELGVPGGRCGIVDGAQIQQLVSQIHQFSSIQLAGLELYEGVLSTHTEVTAFLNYAVNLCKTLIHEHAFETEHVMITAGGSAWYDLVCDAFAPNNLLANMVPVIRPGCYVAHDQGIYEQAQQQLLARNPLACNIGSDLQSCLEIWAYVQSIPEPGRAIIGMGKRDVAFDAGLPIPNLHINQQGTVTSAGTGWKIEKIMDQHAMLRFSDTYPLKVGDIIAFGTSHPCLTFDKWRYINVIDDNYTVVDIFDTYF, from the coding sequence ATGAAAGACACCATACAAACTTATACCTTAAATAAAGGCTTAGGAGAGCAAGCGCAGTTGAAACAGGGTGGGTGGAATGTGGCACAGCAGGAGGTGAGCTTACCGTGTGCGTGTATTTATAAAACGCGGTTAGACAATAATATTGCTTGGATGGCGCAATTTGCGGCGCAAAGTCAGGTGAAATTTTCGCCTCATGGTAAAACAACCATGGCACCGGCTATTTTTAAGATGCAGTTAGCGGCAGGTGCATATGCCATTACAGTTGCGACTGTTCATCAAGCGGTGATTGCGGCCCATGCTGGTGCCAAGCGCATTATTATGGCCAATCAATTGGTGGGTAAAGCCAATTTTATTCAGCTTGCTCAGCTACTTAATCAGCATGACATCGACTTTTATTGCTTAGTAGATGATGTTGATAACATTGCGGCAATAGGCACTTTTTTTGCTAAGCAGGCGCTTTCAATCAAGCTGTTGATTGAGCTTGGGGTACCAGGCGGGCGCTGTGGTATTGTTGATGGTGCGCAAATCCAACAGTTAGTCTCACAGATCCATCAGTTTTCATCGATTCAGTTAGCAGGGCTTGAGCTTTATGAAGGTGTGCTTAGTACGCACACAGAGGTGACTGCGTTTTTAAATTATGCTGTTAATCTGTGTAAAACTTTAATTCATGAGCATGCATTTGAGACTGAACACGTGATGATAACTGCCGGCGGTTCAGCTTGGTATGACTTAGTGTGTGATGCGTTTGCACCAAATAATCTGCTTGCTAACATGGTGCCGGTAATAAGGCCCGGCTGTTATGTTGCGCACGACCAAGGTATTTATGAGCAGGCGCAGCAACAGCTTTTGGCGCGCAATCCTCTTGCTTGTAATATCGGCAGCGACCTACAGTCGTGTTTAGAGATTTGGGCCTATGTACAGTCAATACCAGAGCCTGGGCGTGCCATTATTGGCATGGGTAAGCGTGATGTGGCCTTTGATGCAGGCTTGCCAATTCCCAATTTACATATAAACCAGCAGGGTACCGTTACATCGGCAGGTACGGGTTGGAAAATCGAAAAAATCATGGATCAACACGCCATGTTACGTTTTAGTGATACTTATCCGTTAAAGGTGGGCGATATTATTGCTTTTGGTACTTCACACCCTTGCCTAACATTTGATAAGTGGCGTTATATCAACGTAATAGATGATAACTATACCGTTGTTGATATTTTTGATACCTATTTTTAG
- a CDS encoding RidA family protein: protein MIRRIGIEGGTGTGGQHLPFARAVEAGGWLMVSGQTPMKDGEVVEGGIIEQSRLAIQNCVDIMTEAGYGLKDVVHVTVILTDSRYFQSFNKVFKEYFGANPPARICAVADLVVDCKVEVDVTCYKAP from the coding sequence ATGATTAGACGAATTGGTATTGAAGGTGGCACGGGCACCGGTGGGCAACATTTACCGTTTGCCCGCGCTGTTGAAGCCGGTGGTTGGTTAATGGTGTCGGGGCAAACACCGATGAAAGACGGCGAAGTGGTTGAAGGGGGCATTATTGAGCAATCGCGTTTAGCGATTCAAAACTGCGTTGATATTATGACCGAAGCGGGTTATGGGCTTAAAGATGTGGTGCACGTGACGGTGATTTTAACTGACTCGCGCTATTTTCAATCGTTTAATAAAGTGTTTAAAGAATACTTTGGTGCTAACCCACCTGCGCGTATTTGTGCCGTGGCCGATTTAGTGGTCGACTGTAAAGTCGAAGTGGATGTCACATGTTATAAAGCGCCATAA
- a CDS encoding N-acyl-D-amino-acid deacylase family protein has product MEYGHSAVVDTVIYRAWVFDGLGNDPVHMDVAIKGERIVAMGELSHLQANHKIMADGLCLAPGFIDVHTHDDLELLRNPIMAAKVSQGVTTVIIGNCGISAAPATLTADAPDPMNLLGDKAEFNFMHMRDYIAAFNVKKANVNVAALVGHTTLRNNVMNNLDRAATSDEINAMQLQLNQAINEGALGLSTGLAYHNAKCAPEHEIHAFGEILKKHNALYTTHLRTEFDAVLEAMDEAFAMETHFGIKVIISHLKCAGKNNWGRAPELLAKFAEQGQDSKCSCDAYPYAASSSTLDLNQVTDDFDIFITWSESHPKMAEQLLADIAKQWGLSLLDAAKKLQPAGAVYHGLNEGDVKTILAFDKTMIGSDGLPCDPHPHPRLWGSFARVLGHYSREQGLFSLATAIHKMTGLSAANYRLHDRGAIKVGHFADLVLFDADKIIDNATFVDPTLPASGIHRVWTNGQTTFKDKQILPAFSGKFLTSQGVIHD; this is encoded by the coding sequence ATGGAGTACGGACACTCAGCTGTTGTTGATACTGTTATTTACCGCGCTTGGGTATTTGATGGGTTAGGCAATGATCCTGTGCACATGGACGTCGCAATAAAAGGCGAACGCATTGTGGCAATGGGCGAGTTATCGCATTTACAGGCCAACCATAAAATAATGGCCGATGGCTTGTGTTTAGCCCCAGGCTTTATTGATGTGCATACCCATGACGATTTAGAGCTATTGCGCAATCCGATCATGGCGGCCAAAGTGAGCCAAGGGGTAACAACCGTTATTATCGGCAATTGTGGCATTAGCGCAGCCCCTGCAACGTTAACTGCAGATGCACCCGATCCTATGAATCTACTGGGTGACAAAGCCGAATTTAACTTTATGCATATGCGCGATTACATTGCCGCTTTTAATGTCAAAAAAGCCAATGTAAATGTCGCCGCTTTGGTGGGTCACACCACTTTACGCAATAATGTGATGAATAATTTAGATCGCGCCGCCACCTCTGATGAAATAAATGCAATGCAGTTGCAGCTCAATCAAGCCATTAATGAAGGTGCTTTGGGGTTAAGTACTGGGCTTGCTTATCACAATGCCAAGTGTGCGCCAGAGCATGAAATACATGCATTTGGTGAAATTTTAAAAAAACACAATGCCCTTTATACCACCCATTTACGTACCGAGTTTGATGCAGTTTTAGAGGCGATGGACGAAGCGTTTGCGATGGAAACACACTTTGGTATTAAAGTGATTATTTCGCATTTAAAGTGTGCTGGCAAAAACAACTGGGGCCGCGCACCAGAGCTGTTGGCTAAATTTGCAGAGCAAGGTCAAGATTCAAAATGCAGCTGTGATGCTTATCCGTATGCAGCAAGCTCTAGCACGCTTGATTTAAACCAAGTAACTGATGACTTTGATATTTTTATTACTTGGTCTGAATCGCATCCAAAAATGGCCGAGCAATTATTAGCTGATATCGCCAAGCAATGGGGCCTGAGCTTGCTGGATGCGGCCAAAAAACTCCAACCCGCTGGAGCTGTGTATCACGGCTTAAACGAGGGCGATGTAAAAACCATTTTGGCCTTTGATAAAACCATGATTGGTTCAGACGGTTTACCGTGCGATCCGCATCCACATCCGCGTTTATGGGGGTCATTTGCGCGGGTGCTGGGTCATTACAGTCGTGAACAAGGGCTTTTTTCGCTGGCAACTGCCATTCATAAAATGACTGGGCTAAGTGCCGCTAATTATCGTCTGCATGATCGCGGAGCGATAAAAGTAGGGCATTTTGCCGATTTAGTTTTATTTGACGCCGATAAAATTATTGATAACGCCACCTTTGTTGACCCGACTTTACCTGCATCGGGCATTCATCGCGTTTGGACTAATGGCCAAACCACATTTAAAGATAAACAGATTTTACCGGCATTTTCGGGCAAATTTTTAACCTCTCAAGGAGTAATACATGATTAG
- a CDS encoding MurR/RpiR family transcriptional regulator — MDIVSRIKERLGHLRQSEQLVAQLILENLQFAASASIGELAQRANVSHASITRLAKALDCDNVRDMKLQLAQSLAVGERFISENNSQREDIPAIYKAIHAILDLNAGLIAQTQVEEAARCIASSRHTLIFGVGGGSSVVAQECHNRLFRLDVLSNAYSDPVMMRMTAASVDVCDVVVVLSLTGLPQDLIDAASIAKDYGAKVIAICPDSALADVATFHLPIKTNESDYIFTPSTARYAMLAAVDVLASEVAILTQKKSREKLRRIKHELDEYRQGPNRTPLGD; from the coding sequence TTGGATATTGTTTCGAGAATTAAAGAACGCTTAGGGCATTTACGTCAATCTGAGCAGTTAGTCGCGCAATTAATATTAGAAAATTTACAGTTTGCCGCCTCTGCCAGTATCGGTGAGTTAGCGCAGCGCGCTAATGTTAGCCATGCCTCAATTACTCGTTTAGCCAAAGCGCTCGATTGCGATAATGTACGTGATATGAAACTGCAATTGGCGCAATCGTTAGCGGTTGGTGAGCGCTTTATTAGCGAAAATAATTCGCAACGTGAAGATATTCCAGCAATTTACAAAGCAATTCACGCTATTTTAGATTTAAACGCGGGATTGATTGCACAAACGCAGGTCGAAGAAGCCGCGCGCTGCATTGCTAGCAGTCGCCACACGCTTATTTTTGGTGTCGGAGGAGGCAGCTCTGTGGTGGCGCAAGAGTGCCATAACCGTTTGTTTCGCCTTGATGTATTAAGTAATGCTTATAGCGACCCGGTGATGATGCGCATGACTGCTGCCAGTGTTGATGTCTGTGATGTGGTGGTTGTATTATCGCTCACCGGTTTACCGCAAGACTTAATTGATGCCGCCAGTATTGCCAAAGACTACGGTGCCAAAGTGATTGCGATTTGCCCAGACAGCGCCCTTGCTGACGTCGCAACCTTTCATTTACCCATAAAAACCAATGAGTCAGATTACATTTTTACCCCAAGTACCGCTCGCTATGCCATGTTAGCGGCCGTTGATGTATTGGCCAGCGAAGTGGCAATTTTGACCCAGAAAAAATCACGCGAAAAGCTTCGCCGTATTAAACATGAATTAGATGAATACCGCCAAGGACCGAACAGGACCCCTCTAGGAGATTAA